In Capillimicrobium parvum, a genomic segment contains:
- a CDS encoding molybdopterin-containing oxidoreductase family protein yields the protein MAARIVRAACPHDCPDTCAMHVTVEDGRATRVVGDPEHPITRGFLCGKVSNYLERVYSPERILHPLVREDGGLRRASWDEALDCAATALRRARDEHGGESILPYSYMGTQGLIQGDLMSARLMNALGASNLVRTICATAGYTGTAMAHGVSPEVDPEEWPNARFLLVWGWNPMSTAPHLWRRLLDARAAGARLVVVDPFRSRTARVADEHLRPRPGTDAALAIGMMRAIVDAGLQDEEFCRTHADGYDELLAVLDRYPVDRWAGICGVDAEAVAAVGRAFATTRPALLRLGVGAQRHMGAVQAYATIASLATLTGAWRDRGGGCSYIPLATTAALSRGALVRADLRPGPVRDVNMAQLGRALTDRALDPPVKALVVWNSNPAVIAPDQGGVLAGLARDDLFVLVLEQFVTDTARHADVVLPATTALEHRDVVFSWGHHYVTFNEPAIAPLGEAKPNTEIFRLLAARLGFDDPCLRESDEQLLDALLATGPSLPGLRERGWAKVDLGQGPLPHAEGRFGTATGRAALHASYVAPVEVADASLAQRYPLALITPKTHLFLNSTFANQERQRSAQPLPMVVINPADARRREIEDGGWVRVFNDRGSFRCVARVSDDAAAGVVVAPMGWWNCDYADGLSAQATTSQALTEMGAAPTFNDNRVDVAPDVGGGR from the coding sequence ATGGCCGCCCGGATCGTGCGTGCCGCCTGTCCGCATGACTGTCCCGACACGTGCGCGATGCACGTGACCGTCGAGGACGGGCGCGCGACGCGCGTCGTCGGCGATCCCGAGCATCCGATCACGCGTGGCTTTCTGTGCGGCAAGGTGTCGAACTACCTGGAGCGGGTGTACTCGCCGGAGCGGATCCTGCATCCGCTTGTGCGCGAGGACGGCGGCTTGCGGCGCGCGTCGTGGGACGAGGCGCTGGATTGCGCGGCGACGGCGCTGCGGCGGGCGCGCGACGAGCACGGGGGCGAGTCGATCCTGCCGTACTCGTACATGGGCACGCAGGGCCTGATCCAGGGCGATCTCATGAGCGCGCGGCTGATGAACGCGCTGGGGGCGAGCAACCTCGTGCGCACGATCTGCGCCACCGCGGGTTACACGGGGACGGCGATGGCGCACGGCGTCTCGCCGGAGGTCGATCCGGAGGAGTGGCCGAACGCCCGCTTTCTGTTGGTGTGGGGCTGGAACCCGATGTCGACCGCGCCGCATCTTTGGCGGCGGCTGCTCGACGCGCGGGCGGCCGGCGCTCGTTTGGTCGTGGTCGACCCGTTTCGCAGCCGTACCGCCCGGGTCGCCGACGAGCATCTGCGTCCGCGGCCGGGGACCGACGCGGCGCTGGCGATCGGCATGATGCGCGCGATCGTCGATGCCGGCCTGCAGGACGAGGAGTTCTGTCGCACGCATGCCGATGGCTATGACGAGCTGCTGGCCGTGCTCGACCGCTATCCGGTTGATCGCTGGGCCGGGATCTGCGGGGTGGACGCGGAGGCGGTCGCCGCCGTCGGCCGGGCGTTCGCCACGACGCGCCCGGCGCTGCTGCGGCTCGGGGTCGGCGCGCAGCGGCACATGGGTGCTGTGCAGGCCTACGCGACGATCGCGTCGTTGGCGACGCTCACCGGGGCCTGGCGCGATCGCGGTGGCGGCTGCTCGTACATCCCGCTCGCCACGACGGCGGCGCTGAGCCGGGGTGCGCTCGTTCGTGCGGACCTGCGGCCCGGGCCGGTGCGCGACGTCAACATGGCGCAGCTGGGCCGGGCGCTGACCGACCGGGCGCTTGACCCGCCGGTCAAGGCGCTGGTCGTCTGGAACTCGAACCCGGCGGTCATCGCGCCCGACCAGGGCGGGGTGCTGGCGGGGCTGGCCCGCGACGATCTGTTCGTGCTGGTCCTCGAGCAGTTCGTGACCGATACGGCGCGTCACGCCGACGTCGTGCTGCCCGCGACGACCGCGCTCGAGCACCGCGACGTCGTCTTCTCGTGGGGTCATCACTACGTGACGTTCAACGAGCCGGCGATCGCGCCGTTGGGGGAGGCCAAGCCGAACACCGAGATCTTCCGCCTGCTGGCGGCGCGCCTGGGCTTCGACGACCCGTGCCTGCGCGAGTCCGACGAGCAGCTGCTCGACGCGCTCCTGGCGACCGGCCCGTCCTTGCCGGGGCTGCGCGAGCGCGGCTGGGCGAAGGTCGATCTCGGGCAGGGTCCGCTGCCGCACGCCGAGGGCCGGTTCGGGACGGCGACGGGTCGTGCCGCGCTGCATGCGAGCTACGTCGCGCCGGTCGAGGTCGCCGACGCGTCGCTGGCGCAGCGCTACCCGCTGGCGCTGATCACGCCCAAGACGCACCTGTTCCTGAACTCGACGTTCGCCAACCAGGAGCGCCAGCGGTCGGCGCAGCCGCTGCCGATGGTGGTGATCAACCCTGCCGATGCGAGGCGGCGCGAGATCGAGGATGGCGGTTGGGTGCGCGTGTTCAACGATCGCGGCTCATTTCGCTGCGTGGCACGGGTGTCTGATGACGCTGCGGCCGGTGTCGTCGTCGCGCCGATGGGCTGGTGGAACTGCGACTACGCGGACGGGCTGAGCGCGCAGGCGACGACGTCGCAGGCGCTGACCGAGATGGGCGCGGCGCCGACGTTCAACGACAACCGGGTCGACGTGGCGCCTGACGTGGGGGGTGGCAGATGA
- a CDS encoding HAD family hydrolase produces MAPLRCAYLDLDGTLLGRGASLVHDGEGRPSLLGVRAVEACLRADVEVVLVSGRRAAQMAEDSRLLGQRAYVFEAGAGLVVDGDTYWSTGAFDPEGAHTIHDQIEDTGAPALLLDHYAGRLEYHEPWHRNRQVSHLFRGLLDVAEADALIGHRGLRLVDNGVVHRRSPALADLPQVRAYHLVPADASKAGAVARHMRMRGLGAEETIAVGDSREDLRMHQVTGTFWFVANALQRDPTLHTALAGVPNARVAEASHGAGVYEAIVTTLAEGRG; encoded by the coding sequence ATGGCCCCGCTGCGCTGCGCCTACCTCGACCTCGACGGCACCCTGCTCGGCCGGGGCGCCTCGCTCGTCCACGACGGCGAGGGCCGGCCGAGCCTCCTCGGCGTCCGCGCCGTGGAGGCGTGCCTGCGCGCCGACGTCGAGGTCGTGCTCGTTTCCGGGCGCCGGGCGGCGCAGATGGCCGAGGACAGCCGCCTGCTCGGCCAGCGCGCCTACGTCTTCGAGGCGGGCGCCGGGCTCGTCGTCGACGGCGACACGTACTGGTCGACGGGGGCCTTCGATCCGGAGGGCGCCCACACGATCCACGACCAGATCGAAGACACCGGAGCCCCCGCGCTGCTGCTCGACCACTACGCCGGCCGCCTCGAGTACCACGAGCCCTGGCACCGCAACCGGCAGGTGTCGCACCTCTTCCGCGGCCTGCTCGACGTGGCCGAGGCCGATGCGCTCATCGGGCACCGCGGCCTGCGCCTCGTCGACAACGGCGTGGTGCACCGGCGGTCACCGGCACTTGCCGACCTGCCGCAGGTCCGCGCGTACCACCTCGTTCCCGCCGACGCCTCGAAGGCCGGCGCGGTCGCGCGCCACATGCGCATGCGCGGCCTGGGCGCCGAGGAGACGATCGCGGTCGGCGATTCGCGCGAGGACCTGCGGATGCACCAGGTCACCGGCACGTTCTGGTTCGTCGCCAACGCGCTGCAGCGCGATCCGACGCTGCACACCGCGCTCGCCGGCGTGCCGAACGCGCGGGTGGCCGAGGCGAGTCACGGCGCCGGCGTCTACGAGGCGATCGTCACGACGCTGGCCGAGGGTCGCGGCTGA
- a CDS encoding cupin domain-containing protein produces the protein MSSRPAGGYSIAAREDALDFMAQYPGYGEQRWYSDALGTEQVSFSWRRMLPGTGGRGSYGHRHPGQEEVFFVISGTVTFKVGDDVFAAGPRTAVRMTGEEFYSVHNDTDAEAQLLIFSTRCAAAPPEKMDGFWP, from the coding sequence ATGAGCTCCAGGCCGGCCGGCGGCTACTCGATCGCGGCACGCGAGGACGCGCTGGACTTCATGGCCCAGTACCCGGGCTACGGCGAGCAGCGGTGGTACAGCGACGCGCTCGGGACCGAGCAGGTGTCCTTCAGCTGGCGGCGCATGCTCCCGGGGACCGGCGGCCGCGGCAGCTACGGCCACCGCCACCCGGGCCAGGAGGAGGTCTTCTTCGTGATCTCCGGCACGGTCACGTTCAAGGTCGGCGACGACGTCTTCGCGGCGGGACCCCGGACCGCGGTGCGCATGACCGGCGAGGAGTTCTACTCCGTCCACAACGACACCGACGCCGAAGCGCAGCTGCTGATCTTCTCGACGCGCTGCGCCGCGGCGCCACCGGAGAAGATGGACGGGTTCTGGCCGTGA
- a CDS encoding NAD(P)H-dependent glycerol-3-phosphate dehydrogenase: MADRTLPSFSLSLPGTRRAVVVGAGSFGTAVAVLLVRAGLRTTLQARTAEQADRLRADRENRVYLAGVELPRELRVESVESGLARADLVFLGVPSRGLDAVIRGLTGAGLPPRAAVVSLAKGLVPPDGTAPTILLRDGFGADRVAVIGGPAHAREMVADGAGLVAASASQELAATLAGVFTRAGVVCEVSNDPIGVELAGAAKNAAALAAGATEGQGLNAAGAAAGHIFAEIWRYAEAQGARPESFIGLAGTGDLVATALAPQSRNRRAGELLAEGVASHEIPQRIGQAVESLDMVPLLARALGANGVEAPVTGGLSRLIAGELPLDAWVALVRTTVPPPARWIRRPRPGFWARMRARFSRDPRQAS, encoded by the coding sequence GTGGCCGACCGCACGCTTCCATCCTTCAGCCTCTCCCTGCCCGGGACCCGCCGGGCGGTCGTCGTAGGGGCCGGGTCGTTCGGCACCGCGGTCGCCGTGCTGCTGGTCCGGGCCGGGCTGCGCACGACGCTGCAGGCCCGCACCGCCGAGCAGGCCGACCGCCTGCGCGCCGACCGCGAGAACCGCGTCTACCTGGCCGGCGTCGAGCTGCCGCGTGAGCTGCGCGTCGAGTCCGTGGAGAGCGGGCTCGCGCGGGCCGACCTCGTCTTCCTCGGCGTGCCGTCCCGCGGGCTCGACGCCGTGATCCGCGGCCTCACCGGCGCGGGGCTGCCGCCGCGCGCCGCGGTCGTCTCGCTGGCGAAGGGGCTGGTGCCGCCGGACGGCACCGCGCCGACGATCCTGCTGCGCGACGGGTTCGGCGCCGACCGCGTCGCCGTGATCGGCGGGCCCGCGCACGCCCGCGAGATGGTCGCCGACGGCGCCGGGCTGGTCGCCGCCTCGGCCTCGCAGGAGCTGGCCGCGACGCTGGCGGGCGTGTTCACGCGCGCGGGCGTGGTGTGCGAGGTCTCCAACGACCCGATCGGCGTGGAGCTCGCGGGCGCGGCGAAGAACGCCGCGGCGCTCGCGGCCGGCGCCACCGAGGGACAGGGGCTGAACGCCGCGGGCGCGGCGGCCGGCCACATCTTCGCGGAGATCTGGCGCTACGCCGAGGCCCAGGGCGCGCGGCCGGAGTCGTTCATCGGGCTGGCGGGGACGGGCGATCTGGTCGCGACCGCGCTCGCGCCGCAGAGCCGCAACCGCCGCGCCGGCGAGCTGCTGGCCGAGGGAGTGGCGAGCCACGAGATCCCGCAGCGCATCGGCCAGGCGGTCGAATCGCTCGACATGGTGCCGCTGCTGGCGCGAGCGCTGGGCGCGAACGGCGTCGAGGCCCCGGTGACCGGCGGCCTGTCGCGCCTGATCGCGGGCGAGCTCCCGCTCGACGCCTGGGTCGCGCTGGTGCGCACGACGGTTCCGCCGCCCGCGCGCTGGATCCGGCGGCCGCGGCCGGGCTTCTGGGCCCGGATGCGCGCGCGGTTCAGCCGCGACCCTCGGCAAGCGTCGTGA
- a CDS encoding glycosyltransferase, which translates to MDHVAWRRRRSFPAEAFAGVLSGSPLRVAVCVPARDEEETIAGVLAPLVALRDEGLVADVAVAFSASRDRTLDEARDAGARIIDVGSPSGKGDAIWRAQEEMEGDIVCLVDGDLIDVDRHWIEQLAGPLIADPAIGLVKGAFARPLNADGTLDPSGGGRVTELLAKPLLRRFYPELTVLRQPLSGQIAIRRDLLASLPVWTGYALEIGMLIETWRRAGLEAIAEADIGVVRNRHQRLADLAAMSEAILWCVAVQLARDGRLTGPDGEPPAGVVERPPIYAPRP; encoded by the coding sequence GTGGACCATGTCGCCTGGCGCCGCCGGCGCTCGTTTCCGGCAGAGGCGTTCGCGGGCGTCCTGAGCGGCTCGCCGCTTCGCGTGGCGGTGTGCGTCCCGGCGCGCGACGAGGAGGAGACCATCGCCGGTGTGCTGGCGCCGCTGGTCGCCCTGCGCGACGAGGGGCTCGTGGCCGACGTCGCCGTCGCGTTCAGCGCCAGCCGCGATCGCACGCTCGACGAGGCGCGGGACGCGGGCGCGCGGATCATCGACGTGGGCTCGCCGTCGGGTAAGGGCGACGCGATCTGGCGCGCTCAAGAGGAGATGGAGGGCGACATCGTCTGCCTCGTCGACGGCGACCTCATCGACGTCGACCGCCACTGGATCGAGCAGCTCGCCGGGCCGCTGATCGCCGACCCCGCGATCGGGCTCGTCAAGGGCGCGTTCGCCCGCCCGCTGAACGCCGACGGCACGCTGGACCCGAGCGGCGGCGGGCGCGTCACCGAGCTGCTCGCCAAGCCGCTGCTGCGCCGCTTCTACCCGGAGCTGACCGTGCTGCGCCAGCCGCTGAGCGGCCAGATCGCCATCCGCCGCGACCTGCTGGCGAGCCTGCCGGTCTGGACGGGCTACGCGCTCGAGATCGGGATGCTGATCGAGACGTGGCGGCGGGCCGGGCTCGAGGCGATCGCCGAGGCCGACATCGGGGTGGTGCGCAACCGCCACCAGCGTCTCGCCGACCTCGCCGCAATGTCGGAGGCGATCCTGTGGTGCGTCGCCGTGCAGCTCGCGCGGGACGGGCGGCTCACCGGACCCGACGGCGAGCCGCCGGCCGGCGTCGTGGAGCGTCCGCCGATCTACGCACCGCGACCATGA
- the folP gene encoding dihydropteroate synthase, translated as MTSEISVTTTAGPLAIGTTPLLMGVVNATPNSFSDAGQLRTLAQRVARAETLLDAGADLIDVGGQSGVTNEPEIPVAEEIGRVLPLVRALAAERDVLVSVDTYRPEVARAVLDAGAAIVNDTSGLLYPDVAVACAEAGAGLVVMHNRGRPKQRLTDPALYDDVVEDVVSFLRERIAVAGEHGLSPEHVIVDPGPDFAKTPAQTVQVLRRLDRVEALGRPVLLALSRKDFLGVITGRRPRERLAATLAAVAAVTGRPGHILRVHDVAEVRDLLRVLAVLRGDAEIADDAELAEHLRREPPAPAP; from the coding sequence GTGACCTCCGAGATCTCCGTGACCACCACCGCCGGCCCGCTGGCGATCGGCACGACCCCGCTGCTGATGGGCGTCGTCAACGCGACCCCGAACTCGTTCTCCGACGCCGGCCAGCTGCGGACCCTGGCGCAGCGGGTGGCGCGGGCCGAGACGCTGCTCGACGCGGGCGCCGACCTCATCGACGTCGGCGGCCAGTCGGGGGTGACCAACGAGCCCGAGATCCCGGTCGCCGAGGAGATCGGGCGCGTGCTGCCGCTGGTGCGCGCGCTGGCCGCCGAGCGCGACGTGCTCGTCTCGGTCGACACCTACCGGCCGGAGGTGGCGCGCGCGGTGCTCGACGCCGGCGCGGCGATCGTCAACGACACGAGCGGCCTGCTGTACCCCGACGTTGCCGTGGCGTGCGCGGAGGCCGGCGCGGGCCTCGTCGTCATGCACAACCGCGGGCGGCCGAAGCAACGGCTCACGGACCCGGCGCTCTACGACGACGTGGTCGAGGACGTCGTGAGCTTCCTGCGCGAGCGGATCGCGGTGGCCGGCGAGCACGGGCTGAGCCCGGAGCACGTCATCGTCGACCCGGGCCCGGACTTCGCGAAGACCCCCGCGCAGACCGTGCAGGTGCTGCGCCGGCTGGACCGCGTCGAGGCGCTCGGACGGCCGGTGCTCCTGGCCTTGTCGCGCAAGGACTTCCTCGGGGTCATCACCGGCCGCCGGCCCCGTGAGCGCCTCGCGGCGACGCTGGCCGCCGTCGCGGCGGTGACCGGACGCCCGGGGCACATCTTGCGCGTCCACGACGTCGCCGAGGTCCGCGACCTGCTGCGCGTGCTCGCGGTGCTGCGCGGCGACGCGGAGATCGCCGACGACGCCGAGCTGGCCGAGCACCTGCGCCGCGAGCCGCCGGCGCCCGCGCCGTGA
- a CDS encoding 2'-5' RNA ligase family protein, with amino-acid sequence MTDLDALYAAMRAHVTRFGAAPELALRSPGGENVSLVAPVPEEVAARLAAAGRDVAGGEHLAYDAAGLHLTVLNLDPWRRIGADAQALVARALSAAAAAAAPFTARVRGLNLAPSIVFAQVFGDGLGPLRRAMVAALDELAPGRFLPWGPALAGEDAGHVTVVRFTGPVGEALLDGVAARRDLELGTFAVSELEVVWLRAKTPDGAEVRRRSCIGAGT; translated from the coding sequence ATGACCGACCTCGATGCGCTGTACGCCGCGATGCGCGCGCATGTGACGAGGTTCGGCGCGGCGCCCGAGCTGGCGCTGCGCTCGCCGGGCGGCGAGAACGTCTCGCTGGTGGCGCCGGTGCCCGAGGAGGTGGCCGCGCGGCTGGCGGCGGCAGGCCGGGACGTCGCCGGCGGCGAGCACCTCGCCTACGACGCGGCGGGCCTGCACCTGACCGTGCTGAACCTCGACCCGTGGCGGCGGATCGGCGCCGACGCGCAGGCGCTCGTCGCGCGGGCGCTGTCGGCGGCGGCGGCGGCAGCCGCGCCGTTCACCGCGCGCGTCCGCGGGCTGAACCTGGCCCCGTCCATCGTCTTCGCGCAGGTGTTCGGCGACGGGCTCGGGCCGCTGCGCCGGGCGATGGTGGCCGCGCTCGACGAGCTGGCGCCCGGGCGGTTCCTGCCCTGGGGCCCGGCGCTGGCTGGGGAGGATGCCGGCCATGTGACCGTGGTGCGCTTCACGGGACCGGTGGGCGAGGCGCTGCTCGACGGGGTGGCGGCGCGGCGCGACCTCGAGCTCGGAACGTTCGCTGTGAGCGAGTTGGAGGTGGTCTGGCTGCGCGCCAAGACACCCGACGGGGCCGAAGTGCGGCGGCGATCGTGTATTGGTGCGGGGACGTGA
- a CDS encoding M23 family metallopeptidase encodes MRMVGTVVRGEAAGMVVATFAVALAAPAAGAAGGAATARAASAGARATGVVASTAALRVGGSAYFGPPGSGGSAYGAPLHPVDSRPVATFLQVAPRRVRAGGLPQVRFRVRQRGVITVTARVMVLASGRRASRKPVLDVPVGRVAVGHTVTVRWPRKAKLAAGRYKVSLHATDPAGRTLARRGYPGQAMLQVFKPPPPPKPKPKPAPPAPAPAPAPTPAPAPAPAPAPAPAPTPPAITTPGVFPVAGPHTFGGEDARFGAGRPGHVHQGQDVTAAAGTAVVAPTAGVVTVVDYQAAGAGYYVVIRSVDGRDFFLCHFLKGSTAVSVGQTVAPGTLLARVGATGSATGPHLHFEIWIGGWQQGAPIDPLAQLKAWEPG; translated from the coding sequence ATGAGGATGGTCGGGACGGTTGTGCGCGGGGAGGCGGCGGGGATGGTCGTCGCCACGTTCGCGGTTGCGCTCGCGGCTCCGGCGGCGGGCGCGGCCGGCGGGGCCGCCACCGCGCGCGCCGCGTCGGCCGGCGCTCGCGCGACGGGCGTGGTCGCGTCGACCGCGGCGCTGCGCGTCGGCGGGTCCGCGTACTTCGGGCCGCCGGGCTCCGGCGGCTCCGCGTACGGCGCCCCGCTGCATCCGGTCGACTCCCGGCCCGTCGCGACCTTCCTGCAGGTCGCGCCGCGGCGCGTGCGCGCGGGCGGGCTGCCGCAGGTGCGCTTCCGGGTGCGCCAGCGGGGCGTGATCACGGTGACCGCGCGCGTGATGGTGCTCGCCTCCGGCCGCCGTGCCTCACGCAAGCCGGTGCTCGATGTGCCGGTCGGGCGCGTGGCGGTCGGCCACACGGTCACCGTACGCTGGCCGCGCAAGGCCAAGCTCGCCGCCGGGCGCTACAAGGTCAGCCTCCACGCAACCGACCCGGCGGGCCGGACGCTCGCCCGGCGCGGCTATCCGGGCCAGGCGATGCTGCAGGTGTTCAAGCCGCCGCCTCCGCCGAAGCCCAAGCCGAAGCCCGCCCCTCCCGCTCCGGCGCCCGCACCGGCCCCGACCCCGGCGCCCGCTCCCGCACCGGCTCCGGCCCCTGCGCCGGCCCCGACTCCACCGGCGATCACGACGCCCGGCGTGTTCCCGGTGGCCGGCCCGCACACGTTCGGCGGCGAGGACGCCCGCTTCGGCGCCGGCCGTCCCGGACATGTCCATCAGGGCCAGGACGTCACCGCCGCCGCGGGCACCGCCGTCGTCGCCCCCACCGCCGGCGTCGTCACGGTCGTCGACTACCAGGCCGCCGGCGCCGGCTACTACGTCGTCATTCGGTCGGTCGACGGCCGCGACTTCTTCCTCTGCCACTTCCTCAAGGGGTCCACCGCCGTGTCCGTCGGCCAGACCGTCGCCCCGGGCACCCTGCTCGCCCGCGTCGGCGCCACCGGCTCCGCGACCGGCCCGCACCTGCACTTCGAGATCTGGATCGGCGGCTGGCAGCAGGGCGCCCCGATCGACCCCCTGGCCCAGCTCAAGGCCTGGGAGCCCGGATGA
- a CDS encoding DEAD/DEAH box helicase: MSSRAATVEPWEELLASGRDDGRLVREAYEGARRPVLEAPPPLDPRLLEKLPADGLYAHQARAVEAAMTGPFIVTTGTASGKSMCFNLPTINQLLAVPTSRALYLYPTKALTQDQYRTLVGFGLGKRVRPGIYDGDTPREERLAIRRNANVVLTNPDMLHVGILPNHGAWADFFTRLDAVVIDEAHVYRGVFGSHMGNVLRRLRRVASAYGSEPRFMLASATIANPVELAERLTGLEEIELVDEDGSPSAARRIAMWNPPIVDEALAQRRSVLGEAADVLRDLVLSGARTICFIKSRRAVELVSKLVSDAVGDRDPALADVVEPYRAGYTPQQRRDIEARLVSGELRCVVTTDALELGIDIGALDACVVVTFPGTVASLRQMWGRAGRRRTGLAVYVAGEDALDQYFCRHPDEFLERPVESAILDFENEEIHQAHLLCAAHEGPLSTADAGVLGPAWRAHADALVSSGVLREVHGVYSLRHPEDFPAARVSLRSASPDSFAVVDVSSGELLGTVESARAFTTTHQGAVYLHQARSYEVVELDLAARRALVKPFDGDWYTQPKKETLTEIERLLDRRVCLGVELSYGVVRVTETVIAYQRKHLPDHEVIDLQALDLPQTEFTTRALWYELPPDVVEVEFPTELLLGSLHAAEHSQIAVLPLLAMCDRWDIGGLSTNLHPQTGRPTIFIYDGHPGGVGITRRGYEVFETLVGDAHRLIGECPCEAGCPSCVQSPKCGNLNEPLSKAGSLELMARMLER; the protein is encoded by the coding sequence GTGAGCTCGCGCGCCGCGACCGTCGAGCCGTGGGAGGAGCTGCTCGCGTCCGGCCGCGACGACGGGCGGCTCGTGCGCGAGGCCTACGAGGGCGCGCGCCGGCCGGTGCTCGAGGCGCCGCCGCCGCTGGACCCGCGGCTGCTCGAGAAGCTGCCTGCGGACGGGCTCTACGCGCATCAGGCGCGCGCGGTGGAGGCGGCGATGACCGGGCCGTTCATCGTCACCACGGGAACGGCGTCGGGCAAGTCGATGTGCTTCAACCTGCCGACGATCAACCAGCTGCTCGCGGTGCCGACGAGCCGCGCGCTGTACCTCTACCCGACGAAGGCGCTGACCCAGGACCAGTACCGGACGCTGGTCGGCTTCGGGCTCGGCAAGCGCGTGCGGCCGGGGATCTACGACGGCGACACGCCGCGCGAGGAGCGGCTGGCGATCCGTCGCAACGCGAACGTCGTGCTGACCAACCCCGACATGCTCCACGTCGGGATCCTGCCCAACCACGGGGCGTGGGCGGACTTCTTCACGCGGCTGGACGCGGTCGTCATCGACGAGGCGCACGTGTACCGCGGCGTGTTCGGCTCGCACATGGGCAACGTGCTGCGGCGGCTGCGGCGGGTGGCGAGCGCGTACGGCAGCGAGCCGCGGTTCATGCTCGCGTCGGCGACGATCGCCAACCCCGTCGAGCTGGCCGAGCGGCTCACCGGGCTGGAGGAGATCGAGCTCGTCGACGAGGACGGCTCACCGAGCGCGGCGCGGCGGATCGCGATGTGGAACCCGCCGATCGTCGACGAGGCGCTCGCGCAGCGACGGTCCGTCCTGGGTGAGGCGGCGGACGTACTGCGCGACCTCGTGCTCTCGGGGGCGCGGACGATCTGCTTCATCAAGTCGCGGCGGGCGGTCGAGCTCGTGTCGAAGCTCGTCAGCGACGCGGTGGGCGATCGGGACCCCGCGCTGGCGGACGTCGTGGAGCCGTACCGCGCCGGCTACACGCCGCAGCAGCGCCGCGACATCGAGGCGCGGCTCGTCTCGGGCGAGCTGCGCTGCGTGGTGACGACCGATGCGCTGGAGCTCGGCATCGACATCGGCGCCCTGGATGCCTGCGTGGTCGTCACGTTCCCGGGCACCGTCGCGTCGCTGCGGCAGATGTGGGGTCGCGCGGGCCGGCGACGGACGGGGCTGGCCGTGTACGTGGCCGGCGAGGACGCGCTCGATCAGTACTTCTGCCGGCACCCGGACGAGTTCCTCGAGCGGCCGGTGGAGTCGGCGATCCTGGACTTCGAGAACGAGGAGATCCACCAGGCGCACCTGCTGTGCGCGGCGCACGAGGGGCCGCTGAGCACTGCTGATGCGGGGGTCTTGGGGCCGGCGTGGCGCGCGCATGCCGATGCTCTGGTGTCCTCGGGCGTCCTGCGCGAGGTGCACGGCGTGTACTCCCTGCGCCATCCGGAGGACTTCCCGGCGGCACGCGTGTCGCTGCGATCGGCGTCGCCGGACTCGTTCGCGGTGGTCGACGTGTCGTCGGGCGAGCTGCTCGGGACGGTCGAGTCGGCGCGGGCGTTCACGACGACGCACCAGGGCGCGGTCTACCTGCACCAGGCGCGGTCCTACGAGGTGGTCGAGCTGGACCTGGCCGCGCGGCGTGCTCTTGTGAAGCCCTTCGACGGCGACTGGTACACGCAGCCGAAGAAGGAGACGCTGACGGAGATCGAGCGGCTCCTGGATCGGCGTGTGTGTCTCGGGGTCGAGCTCTCCTACGGGGTGGTGCGGGTGACCGAGACGGTGATCGCCTACCAGCGCAAGCACCTGCCCGACCACGAGGTGATCGACCTGCAGGCCCTGGACCTGCCGCAGACGGAGTTCACGACGCGGGCGCTGTGGTACGAGCTGCCGCCTGACGTGGTCGAGGTGGAGTTCCCGACCGAGCTGTTGCTCGGCTCTTTGCACGCCGCCGAGCACTCCCAGATCGCCGTGCTTCCGCTGCTGGCGATGTGCGACCGCTGGGACATCGGCGGGCTGTCGACGAACCTGCATCCCCAGACGGGGCGCCCGACGATCTTCATCTACGACGGGCACCCGGGCGGGGTCGGGATCACCCGCCGCGGCTACGAGGTGTTCGAGACGCTGGTCGGCGACGCGCACCGGCTGATCGGCGAGTGCCCGTGCGAGGCGGGGTGCCCATCGTGCGTGCAGTCGCCGAAGTGCGGGAACCTCAACGAACCGCTGAGCAAGGCCGGCTCGCTCGAGCTGATGGCGCGGATGCTGGAGCGCTGA